A window of Hymenobacter aerilatus contains these coding sequences:
- a CDS encoding SDR family oxidoreductase, with amino-acid sequence MKGKVVLITGGTSGIGRACAVAFGQAGASVVVTGRDESRLADTAQQLTQLGIAHRTVRADVGVEADAARAVDEAVAAFGRLDVLLNNAGISMRAKFADADLSVIERLMQTNFFGTVYTTKFALPYIVANKGSIVGISSIAGYRGLPGRTGYSASKFAMQGFLEALRTELLPQGVHVLVACPGFTASNIRQTALAADGSAQGESPRDEQKMMSSEEVARHILRAVQQRRRDLVLTGMGKLTVFLNKILPGLSDKLVLNHFRKEEADFSL; translated from the coding sequence ATGAAAGGAAAAGTTGTACTTATCACCGGGGGCACTTCCGGCATTGGCCGGGCCTGCGCCGTGGCATTTGGGCAAGCCGGCGCCAGCGTCGTTGTAACCGGTCGCGACGAAAGCCGCCTCGCTGATACCGCACAACAGCTCACGCAACTGGGCATTGCGCACCGCACCGTACGCGCCGACGTGGGCGTGGAGGCCGATGCCGCCCGCGCGGTAGACGAAGCCGTGGCCGCCTTCGGCCGCCTCGATGTGCTCCTCAACAACGCGGGCATTTCCATGCGGGCCAAGTTTGCCGATGCTGACCTGAGCGTGATTGAGCGCTTGATGCAGACCAACTTTTTCGGCACTGTGTACACCACCAAATTTGCCCTACCCTATATCGTAGCCAACAAAGGCTCTATCGTAGGCATTTCCAGTATTGCCGGCTACCGGGGCCTACCCGGCCGCACGGGCTACTCGGCTTCCAAGTTTGCCATGCAGGGCTTCCTGGAAGCCTTACGCACGGAGCTACTCCCGCAGGGCGTGCACGTGCTGGTAGCTTGCCCCGGCTTCACGGCCTCCAACATCCGCCAGACCGCCCTGGCCGCCGATGGGTCTGCCCAGGGCGAGTCGCCCCGCGACGAGCAGAAGATGATGAGCAGCGAGGAAGTAGCCCGCCACATTCTGCGCGCCGTGCAGCAGCGCCGCCGCGACCTGGTGCTCACCGGCATGGGCAAGCTCACGGTCTTCTTGAACAAGATCCTACCCGGCCTGTCTGACAAATTAGTGCTTAACCACTTCCGCAAGGAGGAAGCTGACTTTTCGCTGTAA
- a CDS encoding T9SS type B sorting domain-containing protein — protein MRVSLLRVIWLMLVLAGVAGQSAWASHLLGGEISYQYLNANGSAATPYQYRLSMTIYFNADVLTSQVPGGRANATVGIYSRTTGLLLRFATLPRTQNTIIRPASNGSCTVTGNTAVEVRLNRYEATVALPADARGYYVFFSETARNNDITNIIRPNNEGMTLYADMAPPSIPNSSPNFSDTAVAVICQGDTSIIVNNAYDPDGDRLEYSFGTPYGGTYRTLPSYFAPPPQLISYPAQYSVQQPFGPAAGSYAFLDKNTGLSRYAAPALGKYVIAVDVREYRRIAGRDSLVGTTRRDVQLVARTCEPNKAPEFSSGSATAQEHTVLEGQPLTLTTTANDPEGQRIALRAASVLLDGAGGVDATFNNDPGTVATPGSTGTAVVTGTGSVTGTFRFVPACGSARTEPYDVIVTATDNACNSKSAAVIYRVRVVAAPTVTAGPDRTVCSGETTQLGAASVPGISYQWSPATGLSSPTAANPTLIPVNTGLEPVVVPYVLTATSAGGCTQQRTVRIMVNPAPALDTISGSRSVCPTVQGVTYSVRNPRNATYQWTVAGGTIASGQGTSSITVNWGAANATASVQVLGTTAYGCPAQPATLPVVINQQLATETPAGPVRVCLGSTYTYQTQYTNGSSYAWQITGGTQVSTNQATVQVTWTQLGTTRLQVTETSNPGGTVRCLGVSAPLVVEVVAPPANNLAIAGPDRVCVGSSFVTFSLPGFATSTYQFALLNTATQQSTTLTATGNSTTFAVPAVGTYAITVLETSACAGPLYSKQFVVDPLPLAVAIAGPTRVCPENLTGLRYSLAGLAGSTYQWTVMGGTITSGQGTGSITVDYPNNASVKTVQVLETSQYGCSGPANALQVRPDNISLDLQVASVSLTSDQQVQLTFRAPLNADNNQRIVVQRRVAGTTGGFTRVGDVPNTATTYTDAADTDTQAYEYRLALANACGTELTSPAHTIMHTTALATEAAGGRAEGSVLVQWSAYQGFAVQQYEIYRVADQGAPTLVATVPGTTLRASLTTSAAGFNQCFRVKAIGAGALVSYSNDACVDFANKILLYNIITPNGDGFNDVFFIDNVALYPGSTLTIFDRWGREVYSARDYRNTWGGEKTGPGTHYYVFKLADGTQYKGWFEIVK, from the coding sequence ATGCGTGTAAGTCTACTGCGAGTAATATGGTTGATGTTGGTGCTGGCGGGTGTGGCCGGGCAGTCTGCGTGGGCGTCGCACCTGTTGGGCGGCGAAATCAGCTACCAGTATCTGAACGCCAACGGCTCAGCGGCCACGCCCTACCAGTACCGGCTGTCGATGACTATCTATTTCAACGCCGACGTGCTGACCTCGCAGGTGCCAGGCGGAAGGGCTAACGCAACAGTGGGTATCTATAGCCGCACCACGGGGCTGCTGCTGCGTTTCGCAACGCTACCCCGCACGCAGAACACGATTATCAGACCAGCCAGCAACGGCTCGTGTACCGTCACAGGCAATACAGCGGTGGAGGTGCGACTCAATCGGTACGAAGCCACGGTGGCGCTACCCGCCGATGCCCGCGGCTATTACGTGTTCTTCTCCGAAACGGCCCGCAACAACGACATAACCAACATCATACGGCCCAATAACGAGGGCATGACGTTGTACGCGGATATGGCGCCGCCCAGTATTCCCAACAGCTCGCCCAACTTCTCGGACACGGCTGTAGCCGTTATCTGTCAGGGCGATACGTCTATCATCGTCAACAATGCCTACGACCCCGATGGCGACCGGCTGGAATACTCTTTTGGCACCCCGTACGGTGGTACGTACCGTACGCTGCCCTCTTACTTTGCTCCACCACCTCAGCTGATTAGCTACCCCGCGCAGTACAGTGTGCAGCAACCTTTTGGCCCGGCAGCTGGGAGCTATGCATTCCTGGATAAGAACACGGGCCTAAGCCGCTACGCAGCGCCCGCGCTGGGCAAATACGTTATAGCAGTGGACGTGCGCGAGTACCGGCGCATTGCCGGGCGCGATAGTCTGGTGGGCACTACCCGGCGCGACGTGCAGTTGGTGGCGCGCACCTGTGAGCCCAACAAAGCGCCCGAGTTTAGCAGCGGCAGCGCTACGGCGCAAGAGCATACGGTGCTGGAAGGTCAACCCTTAACGCTCACTACCACCGCCAACGACCCGGAAGGCCAGCGCATAGCGCTGCGTGCTGCCAGCGTACTGTTGGATGGCGCTGGGGGCGTCGATGCTACCTTCAACAACGACCCTGGCACGGTGGCTACCCCCGGCAGCACAGGCACGGCGGTAGTGACGGGTACGGGCAGCGTCACGGGTACCTTCCGGTTTGTGCCGGCTTGCGGATCGGCTCGCACCGAGCCGTACGATGTGATTGTGACGGCCACTGATAATGCCTGTAACAGCAAAAGCGCGGCGGTTATTTACCGTGTGCGGGTAGTAGCTGCTCCTACCGTAACGGCGGGTCCCGACCGCACGGTGTGCTCGGGAGAGACAACGCAGCTGGGCGCGGCGTCCGTGCCGGGCATCAGCTACCAGTGGAGCCCCGCCACCGGACTCAGCAGCCCTACTGCCGCCAACCCTACCCTGATTCCTGTGAATACTGGCTTAGAGCCCGTGGTGGTGCCCTATGTGCTGACGGCTACCTCGGCCGGTGGCTGCACGCAGCAGCGCACGGTGCGCATAATGGTGAACCCCGCGCCAGCTCTGGATACTATTAGTGGTAGTCGCTCGGTGTGCCCCACGGTGCAGGGCGTCACCTACAGCGTCCGCAACCCACGCAACGCTACTTACCAATGGACCGTGGCGGGCGGCACCATCGCCAGCGGCCAGGGCACCAGCAGCATCACCGTAAACTGGGGAGCGGCCAACGCCACTGCCAGCGTGCAGGTGCTAGGCACCACAGCATATGGCTGCCCAGCGCAGCCAGCTACGCTGCCCGTTGTCATCAATCAGCAACTAGCTACTGAAACCCCTGCCGGCCCGGTGCGGGTGTGCCTGGGGAGCACCTACACCTATCAGACGCAGTACACTAACGGCTCTAGCTATGCCTGGCAGATTACGGGCGGCACGCAGGTGAGCACCAACCAGGCTACCGTGCAAGTCACCTGGACGCAGCTGGGTACTACCCGCTTGCAGGTGACGGAAACCAGTAACCCCGGCGGTACGGTACGGTGCCTGGGCGTGAGCGCGCCGCTGGTGGTGGAAGTGGTAGCGCCACCTGCTAACAATCTGGCCATTGCTGGCCCTGACCGCGTGTGTGTGGGAAGCAGCTTTGTCACGTTCTCGCTACCTGGATTTGCTACTTCTACCTATCAGTTTGCGCTGCTGAATACGGCTACGCAACAGTCGACTACGCTCACGGCAACGGGCAACAGCACCACGTTTGCGGTGCCGGCTGTGGGCACATACGCCATCACGGTCCTCGAAACCAGCGCTTGCGCAGGGCCACTCTACTCCAAGCAATTTGTAGTTGATCCGCTACCCTTGGCGGTGGCTATTGCTGGCCCTACCCGCGTGTGCCCCGAAAACCTGACGGGCCTGCGCTACTCCCTGGCGGGTCTGGCTGGCTCTACCTATCAATGGACCGTGATGGGCGGCACCATCACCAGCGGCCAGGGCACCGGCAGCATCACCGTCGACTACCCCAACAACGCCAGCGTGAAGACCGTGCAGGTGCTCGAAACCTCGCAATACGGCTGCTCCGGCCCAGCAAATGCCCTGCAAGTCCGCCCCGACAACATCAGCCTCGACCTGCAAGTAGCCAGCGTAAGCCTGACCAGTGACCAGCAGGTGCAACTCACGTTTCGGGCGCCGCTGAATGCCGATAACAACCAGCGGATTGTCGTTCAGCGCCGTGTGGCCGGTACTACGGGGGGCTTTACCAGGGTAGGCGACGTGCCCAACACGGCCACTACCTACACCGATGCCGCCGATACCGACACGCAGGCCTACGAGTACCGCTTGGCCCTCGCCAACGCCTGCGGCACCGAACTTACCAGCCCGGCGCATACCATCATGCATACCACTGCTTTGGCTACGGAGGCTGCCGGTGGCCGCGCCGAAGGCTCGGTACTGGTGCAGTGGAGCGCCTACCAGGGCTTTGCCGTGCAGCAATACGAAATATACCGCGTGGCCGACCAGGGCGCGCCTACCCTGGTAGCCACCGTGCCGGGCACTACCCTGCGGGCCTCGCTTACGACCAGCGCGGCGGGCTTCAACCAATGCTTCCGGGTGAAAGCCATTGGAGCGGGCGCATTGGTTTCGTACTCCAACGATGCCTGCGTAGACTTCGCCAATAAAATCCTGCTTTACAACATTATTACCCCGAACGGCGACGGGTTCAACGACGTGTTTTTCATCGACAACGTGGCCCTGTACCCTGGCAGCACCCTCACCATCTTCGACCGGTGGGGTAGGGAAGTGTATTCCGCCCGCGACTACCGCAACACCTGGGGCGGCGAAAAAACCGGACCCGGTACGCATTATTACGTTTTCAAACTAGCCGACGGCACGCAGTACAAAGGGTGGTTTGAGATTGTGAAGTAA
- a CDS encoding FkbM family methyltransferase — MAYRSRYRGREGLEVFRVLTALWLKTTFKWTPSGGMYRQRLFGFTVEGSSYELLLRLFKELFLVEPYAFEPATSTPYIVDAGANIGMAVLYFKKQFPTAHIIAFEPNPEAFRLLACNVAANNLRNVQLHNVALAPTQGELPFYFGTDGASLTGSLHPHATGVQTVLVPTRRLADYFDATPIFHLLKLDVEGAEAGILADLAATGLLPRFQQYVVEFHYSIGTTESAQLAACLQAFEQRGFAYSIRQALPRLAHSQDIILHFWQRSYL; from the coding sequence GTGGCCTACCGCAGCCGCTACCGGGGGCGCGAGGGACTGGAAGTGTTTCGGGTGCTGACGGCGCTTTGGCTGAAAACCACCTTCAAATGGACGCCGAGTGGCGGTATGTATCGGCAGCGGCTGTTTGGGTTTACGGTGGAAGGCAGCAGCTACGAGCTGCTGCTGCGACTATTTAAAGAGTTGTTTTTGGTAGAGCCCTATGCATTTGAGCCGGCCACGTCTACCCCCTATATTGTGGATGCTGGGGCCAACATCGGCATGGCAGTGCTGTACTTCAAAAAGCAGTTTCCGACTGCTCATATTATAGCCTTCGAGCCGAATCCAGAAGCCTTTCGGCTGTTGGCATGCAACGTGGCTGCCAACAACCTGCGCAACGTGCAACTGCACAACGTGGCCCTGGCACCGACGCAGGGAGAGCTACCGTTTTACTTTGGCACCGATGGGGCCAGTCTTACCGGCTCGCTGCACCCACACGCCACGGGCGTACAGACTGTGCTGGTGCCTACCCGCCGCCTCGCCGACTACTTTGATGCTACCCCTATCTTCCACCTACTGAAGCTGGACGTGGAAGGCGCGGAAGCCGGCATCTTGGCCGACCTGGCAGCAACTGGGCTTCTGCCTCGCTTTCAGCAGTATGTAGTAGAGTTTCACTACTCCATCGGCACGACAGAAAGCGCTCAGTTAGCGGCTTGCCTGCAAGCGTTTGAGCAGCGCGGTTTCGCGTACAGTATCCGGCAGGCTTTGCCGCGGCTGGCCCATTCGCAGGACATCATCCTGCACTTCTGGCAACGTTCCTATTTGTAG
- the rlmD gene encoding 23S rRNA (uracil(1939)-C(5))-methyltransferase RlmD: MNKTAKKIPAEALREVEIQDMVAEGKCIVRHENLVIFVTQVAPGDVVDLRITKSKKNFLEAVPTHFHKYSDLRVEPFCQHFGTCGGCKWQHLGYDTQTKYKQQQVEDTLQRIGKVEIPEVLPIAHSPALQYYRNKLEFTFSFMGWLTEEQIKDETAQYDRRVLGFHTPARFDKIIDVEHCWLQPEPSNSIRLAIRDYARENMLRFGNIIKQTGLLRNLIIRTAESTGELMVILQCYRQHQAIEPLLDYVYEKFPQITSLNYVLNDKGNETFHDLEVVCYKGKPYIEEEMEGLRFRVGPKSFYQTNSAGAYNLYKITRDFAQLTGNELVYDLYTGAGTIANFVARQARHVVGVEYVEQAVQDARVNSEINGVTNTEFYAGDMKDVLSADFIQQHGRPDVVITDPPRAGMHPDVVQRLLEMRAPRIVYVSCNPATQARDLELLDEAYKVVKVQPVDMFPHTHHVENVVLLELR; encoded by the coding sequence GTGAACAAGACTGCAAAGAAAATTCCCGCGGAGGCGCTCCGCGAAGTAGAGATTCAGGACATGGTGGCCGAGGGCAAGTGCATTGTCCGCCACGAAAACCTCGTCATTTTTGTGACCCAGGTAGCACCCGGTGATGTGGTGGACCTGCGCATCACCAAAAGCAAGAAGAACTTCCTGGAAGCCGTGCCCACGCACTTCCATAAGTATTCCGACCTGCGCGTAGAGCCGTTTTGCCAGCATTTTGGTACCTGTGGGGGCTGCAAGTGGCAACACCTTGGCTACGATACCCAAACCAAGTACAAGCAGCAGCAGGTAGAAGATACCCTGCAACGCATTGGCAAAGTGGAAATTCCGGAAGTGCTGCCCATCGCGCACTCGCCGGCCTTGCAGTACTACCGCAACAAGCTGGAATTCACGTTCAGCTTTATGGGCTGGCTGACAGAAGAGCAAATTAAGGACGAAACCGCGCAGTACGACCGACGCGTGCTGGGCTTCCACACGCCCGCTCGCTTCGATAAGATCATCGATGTGGAGCACTGCTGGCTGCAACCCGAGCCCAGCAACTCTATCCGCCTCGCCATCCGCGACTACGCGCGGGAGAATATGCTGCGCTTCGGCAACATCATCAAGCAAACCGGCCTGCTGCGCAACCTCATCATCCGCACGGCCGAAAGCACCGGCGAGCTGATGGTGATTTTGCAGTGCTACCGCCAGCACCAGGCCATCGAGCCACTGCTGGACTACGTGTACGAGAAGTTTCCACAGATTACCTCGCTCAACTACGTCCTCAACGACAAGGGCAACGAAACCTTCCACGACCTGGAGGTGGTGTGCTACAAGGGCAAGCCCTACATTGAGGAGGAGATGGAAGGCCTGCGCTTCCGGGTAGGGCCGAAGTCATTCTACCAAACCAACTCGGCCGGCGCCTACAACCTCTACAAAATCACCCGCGACTTTGCCCAACTCACCGGCAACGAGCTAGTATATGACCTCTACACTGGTGCCGGTACCATTGCCAACTTCGTGGCGCGCCAGGCCCGGCACGTGGTAGGGGTAGAGTATGTAGAGCAAGCCGTACAAGACGCCCGCGTGAACTCCGAAATCAATGGTGTAACGAACACCGAGTTCTACGCCGGCGACATGAAAGACGTCCTCTCCGCCGACTTCATCCAGCAGCACGGCCGCCCCGACGTAGTCATCACCGACCCACCCCGCGCCGGCATGCACCCCGATGTAGTGCAGCGCCTACTAGAAATGCGCGCCCCGCGTATCGTCTACGTCAGCTGCAACCCCGCCACCCAAGCACGGGATTTGGAGCTACTTGACGAGGCGTATAAGGTAGTGAAGGTGCAGCCCGTGGATATGTTCCCACATACTCACCACGTGGAGAATGTGGTATTACTGGAGCTGCGGTAA
- a CDS encoding sugar O-acetyltransferase: MPTEKEKMLAGELYQANDPELVAERLRAKQLCHRYNQEPVELNKQVLAELLGYETNAHIETSFRCDYGYNIRLGENFYANYNLIVLDCAPVTIGDNVFLAPNVVLTTAGHPIETAPRIAGWEFARPITIGDNVWLGTGVQVMPGVSIGAGSVIGAGSIVTRDVPAGVVAVGNPCRVLRKVSEG; encoded by the coding sequence ATGCCTACCGAAAAAGAAAAAATGCTGGCCGGCGAGCTGTACCAGGCCAATGACCCCGAACTGGTAGCCGAGCGCCTCCGCGCCAAGCAGCTCTGCCACCGCTACAACCAAGAGCCCGTAGAGCTGAACAAACAAGTACTGGCCGAACTACTTGGCTACGAAACCAATGCCCACATCGAAACCAGCTTCCGTTGCGACTACGGCTACAACATCCGGCTGGGGGAGAATTTCTACGCCAACTATAACCTGATTGTGCTGGACTGCGCCCCCGTTACCATCGGCGACAACGTGTTTCTGGCGCCCAACGTGGTGCTGACTACCGCCGGCCACCCTATAGAAACCGCGCCGCGCATTGCTGGCTGGGAGTTTGCCCGCCCCATCACCATCGGCGACAATGTGTGGCTCGGCACCGGTGTACAGGTGATGCCCGGCGTGAGCATCGGCGCGGGCTCAGTCATTGGCGCGGGTAGCATTGTCACGCGCGATGTGCCGGCGGGCGTGGTGGCCGTGGGCAATCCGTGCCGGGTGCTGCGAAAAGTATCGGAGGGGTAG
- a CDS encoding YebC/PmpR family DNA-binding transcriptional regulator: MGRAFEFRKGRKMKRWDRMSKDFTRIGKEIVMAVKESGPNPDTNARLRTAIQNAKGVNMPKDRVDAAIKRASSREEKDYQEVVYEGYGPHGVAIVVETATDNPTRTVANVRMYFNRGNGTLGTSGSSDYTFTRKGVFKLAAEGLDRDELELELIDFGAEDVYEDQEEDEHGHVTNLIVVECAFPDFGQLQKALEEKGLNVISAQLQRVPNTTVSLDEEQAEEVLKLIDRFEEDDDVQAVYHTLG; encoded by the coding sequence ATGGGACGCGCATTTGAATTTCGCAAAGGCCGCAAAATGAAGCGTTGGGACCGGATGTCCAAGGATTTCACCCGCATCGGCAAGGAAATCGTGATGGCCGTGAAGGAAAGCGGCCCCAACCCCGATACCAACGCTCGCCTGCGCACCGCTATTCAGAACGCGAAGGGCGTGAACATGCCCAAAGATCGGGTAGACGCCGCTATTAAGCGCGCCAGCAGCCGTGAAGAAAAAGATTATCAGGAGGTTGTGTACGAAGGCTACGGCCCGCACGGCGTGGCCATTGTGGTCGAAACGGCTACCGACAATCCTACCCGCACGGTAGCCAACGTGCGTATGTACTTCAACCGCGGCAACGGCACGCTGGGCACCTCTGGCTCCTCCGACTATACATTCACCCGCAAGGGCGTGTTCAAGCTGGCCGCCGAAGGCCTCGACCGCGACGAGCTGGAGCTGGAGCTGATTGACTTCGGCGCTGAGGACGTGTACGAAGACCAAGAGGAGGACGAGCATGGCCACGTAACTAACCTCATCGTGGTAGAATGCGCTTTCCCCGATTTCGGTCAGTTGCAAAAAGCACTGGAAGAAAAAGGCCTCAACGTGATTAGCGCGCAGTTGCAGCGCGTGCCCAATACCACTGTTTCGCTGGACGAGGAGCAGGCCGAGGAAGTGCTCAAGCTCATCGACCGGTTTGAGGAGGACGACGACGTGCAGGCGGTGTACCACACGCTGGGCTAA
- a CDS encoding MBL fold metallo-hydrolase: MQQVAPGVHQLTIQRFVNLYFVETGTPGEWVLVDTGLPGSEKAIIEAADKLFYPGTHPEAIILTHGHMDHAGSAQALSEHWNVPVLAHPLELPFLTGKAVYPPADPTVEGGGSLAFMSRFFPPQSFNLAKVQALPNNDIDPPFLPDWQWHHVPGHAPGQVALFREKDRTLIGGDAFATANHESVPSLLLQRPCISVAGAPFNYDWQQVRDSVRQLAELQPQAIGCGHGPVITGVEATMGLQRLADEFPLPLYGRYAYTPARLDENGVAHLPVAPPDQLPKKLMALAGAGLLAAGLTFLFDKKKKKAKRVKPESPTHKTPKKFRRQSTRSWE, from the coding sequence ATGCAACAAGTAGCCCCTGGTGTACACCAGCTCACCATCCAACGCTTCGTTAATTTATACTTCGTCGAGACCGGCACGCCGGGTGAGTGGGTGCTGGTAGACACTGGCCTACCCGGTTCCGAAAAGGCCATTATTGAGGCAGCCGATAAGCTATTTTACCCTGGCACGCACCCCGAGGCCATCATCCTCACCCACGGCCATATGGACCATGCTGGTTCGGCGCAAGCACTATCGGAGCATTGGAACGTACCAGTGCTGGCGCACCCGCTGGAGCTGCCATTCTTGACTGGCAAAGCCGTGTATCCGCCCGCCGACCCTACCGTGGAAGGCGGTGGCTCGCTGGCATTTATGAGCCGGTTTTTTCCGCCGCAGTCGTTCAACCTTGCCAAGGTGCAAGCCCTACCCAACAACGACATAGACCCGCCTTTCCTGCCCGATTGGCAATGGCACCATGTGCCTGGCCACGCGCCTGGCCAGGTGGCGCTGTTCCGTGAGAAGGACCGCACCCTCATCGGCGGCGACGCGTTTGCTACGGCCAATCACGAGTCGGTGCCCTCGCTGCTGCTGCAACGGCCCTGCATCAGCGTGGCCGGCGCGCCCTTCAACTACGACTGGCAGCAAGTGCGTGACTCTGTGCGTCAGCTGGCCGAATTGCAACCACAGGCCATCGGCTGCGGCCACGGCCCGGTGATTACAGGAGTGGAAGCCACCATGGGCCTGCAACGCCTGGCCGATGAGTTTCCGCTGCCGCTCTACGGCCGCTACGCCTACACGCCCGCCCGCCTCGACGAAAACGGCGTGGCTCACCTGCCTGTAGCTCCGCCCGACCAGCTCCCCAAGAAGCTGATGGCCTTAGCTGGTGCGGGTCTGTTGGCGGCTGGCCTCACGTTCTTGTTCGATAAAAAGAAGAAAAAGGCCAAGCGAGTGAAACCCGAGAGTCCTACGCACAAAACTCCCAAGAAATTTCGGCGCCAAAGCACCAGATCCTGGGAATAA
- a CDS encoding malate:quinone oxidoreductase: MSPSLPTSSSVDVILIGAGIMSATLGTMLKELQPDLTIAIFERLDLVAAESSDAWNNAGTGHSAFCELNYTPQRPDGSVDISKAVKIAEQFEQSKQFWSYFVQKGVLPEPHEFIQQVPHMSFVWGDNNVDFLRKRFDALIQSPLFQGMQYSEDRQQLADWMPLVMEGRDPHTSVAATYMPIGTDVNFGSLTRTLFERLQAMPGVSFHLNHEVEKLKQKPDGTWRIRVRDRAADTSRKVYGKFVFIGAGGGSLPLLEKSDIPEGHGFGGFPVSGQWLKCTNPEVIARHGAKVYGKAAVGSPPMSVPHLDTRQINGRKELLFGPYAGFTTKFLKKGSYLDLLKSIRAGNVRPMLIAGAKNLPLTRYLIQQVRQSPQDRLNALRDYLPTARAEDWELEVAGQRVQVIKKDAKEGGVLEFGTEVVAAADGSIAALLGASPGASTAVSIMLGLVQRCFPEQAATPEWQAKFKAMIPSFGQELASNPALCEELRAKTSEVLELEAVAQ, translated from the coding sequence ATGAGCCCTTCGCTCCCTACCTCTTCTTCTGTCGATGTCATTCTGATTGGCGCGGGTATTATGAGCGCCACGCTGGGCACGATGCTCAAAGAATTACAACCCGACCTGACCATTGCCATCTTCGAGCGCCTCGATTTGGTGGCCGCCGAAAGCTCCGATGCCTGGAACAATGCCGGCACCGGCCACTCGGCTTTTTGTGAACTCAACTACACGCCCCAGCGCCCCGACGGCTCTGTGGACATCAGCAAGGCCGTGAAAATTGCCGAGCAGTTTGAGCAGTCCAAGCAGTTCTGGTCCTACTTCGTGCAGAAGGGCGTGCTCCCAGAGCCCCACGAGTTCATTCAGCAAGTGCCACACATGAGCTTTGTGTGGGGCGACAATAACGTGGATTTCCTGCGCAAGCGTTTCGACGCGCTGATTCAGTCGCCCTTATTCCAGGGCATGCAGTACAGCGAGGATCGGCAGCAGCTAGCCGACTGGATGCCGCTGGTAATGGAAGGCCGCGACCCGCACACGTCTGTGGCAGCTACCTACATGCCCATTGGTACCGACGTGAACTTTGGCTCCCTCACCCGCACGCTGTTCGAGCGGCTGCAGGCAATGCCGGGCGTGTCGTTTCACCTCAACCACGAGGTAGAGAAGCTGAAGCAGAAACCCGATGGCACCTGGCGCATCCGGGTGCGCGACCGGGCCGCCGATACTTCGCGCAAGGTGTACGGCAAGTTCGTGTTCATTGGCGCGGGCGGCGGCTCCCTTCCTCTGCTCGAAAAATCGGATATTCCGGAAGGACACGGCTTTGGTGGCTTCCCCGTGAGCGGGCAGTGGCTGAAGTGCACCAACCCCGAGGTGATTGCCCGGCACGGCGCCAAAGTGTATGGCAAAGCGGCCGTGGGCTCACCGCCCATGTCGGTGCCGCACCTGGATACGCGCCAGATCAACGGCCGTAAGGAGTTACTGTTTGGCCCCTACGCCGGCTTCACGACCAAGTTCCTGAAAAAAGGCTCTTACCTTGATCTACTGAAATCCATCCGGGCTGGCAACGTACGGCCTATGCTGATTGCGGGGGCCAAAAACCTACCCCTCACCCGCTACCTGATTCAGCAGGTGCGCCAGTCGCCGCAAGACCGCCTGAACGCCCTGCGCGACTACCTGCCCACGGCCCGCGCCGAGGACTGGGAGCTGGAAGTGGCCGGTCAGCGCGTGCAGGTGATCAAGAAAGACGCCAAGGAAGGCGGCGTGCTGGAGTTTGGCACCGAGGTAGTAGCCGCAGCCGACGGCTCTATTGCGGCGCTGTTGGGTGCCTCGCCCGGCGCTTCTACGGCCGTCAGCATTATGCTGGGCCTGGTGCAGCGCTGCTTCCCCGAGCAAGCTGCTACCCCCGAGTGGCAGGCTAAGTTCAAGGCTATGATTCCTTCCTTTGGGCAGGAGCTGGCCAGCAACCCGGCGCTGTGCGAGGAGCTACGCGCCAAAACCAGCGAAGTGCTGGAGCTGGAAGCTGTAGCACAGTAA
- a CDS encoding BLUF domain-containing protein, which produces MPLHYIVYTSVAEKPFTPAELEQILVRARAKNHTLRVTGMLLYSAGQILQVLEGPPDAIEQLYATIANDLRHRHVLTVAEGASERRLFPDWSMGFGEASAPEFARLAGYVDSSRTTFLLPRAHNLPVELRDMLMRFVSKPDAA; this is translated from the coding sequence ATGCCCCTACACTATATTGTCTACACGAGTGTGGCCGAAAAGCCTTTCACACCGGCGGAGTTGGAACAGATTCTGGTTCGGGCGCGGGCCAAAAACCACACCCTACGCGTGACGGGCATGCTGCTATACAGCGCCGGCCAGATTCTGCAAGTGCTGGAAGGTCCGCCCGACGCCATCGAGCAACTCTACGCTACCATTGCCAACGACCTGCGCCACCGACACGTGCTCACTGTGGCCGAAGGCGCTAGTGAGCGACGCCTGTTCCCAGACTGGAGTATGGGCTTCGGCGAAGCCTCGGCGCCCGAGTTTGCCCGCTTGGCCGGCTACGTCGACTCTAGTCGCACCACTTTTTTGCTGCCGCGCGCCCACAATCTGCCCGTAGAGCTGCGTGATATGCTGATGCGTTTTGTTAGCAAGCCTGATGCGGCGTAA